The following proteins are co-located in the Dietzia timorensis genome:
- a CDS encoding aminotransferase class I/II-fold pyridoxal phosphate-dependent enzyme, translating to MSSDRATNGSSGGEGPSRSARSHVERFRVMEVIDAAAARQASHGDMISLSAGQPSTGAPAPVLAAAKAMLDEHILGYTPTPGIAELRARIAELHETRYGYTVDPDSVVITTGSSGGFTALFLAAFDPGDTVALARPSYPAYRNTLAALGCEVVEFDPVDTERFQPSVDDLERLTSELGAPPAGLVIASPANPTGAIIGEDELAGIAHWCDEAGTLLVSDEIYHGISFGRRCASAWEFSRNAAVIGSFSKYFSMTGWRIGWMLVPAGLREAVDVLLGNLSICAPANSQYAALGALGRDAAAELDGHVERYAENRDLVVGRLDELGMPLIAQPDGAFYVYVDVSAHTSDSLAWCREVLGATGVALTPGVDFDQRGGATTVRMSFAGDAESISIALGRLEEFLAR from the coding sequence ATGTCATCGGACCGGGCAACGAACGGCAGCTCCGGCGGCGAGGGGCCCTCGCGGTCCGCTCGCTCGCACGTCGAGCGCTTCCGCGTGATGGAGGTGATCGACGCTGCCGCCGCGCGACAAGCCAGTCACGGCGACATGATCTCGCTTTCCGCCGGGCAGCCCTCCACCGGCGCGCCGGCCCCCGTGCTCGCGGCCGCCAAAGCGATGCTCGATGAGCACATCCTCGGGTACACGCCGACCCCGGGCATCGCAGAACTGCGCGCGCGCATCGCCGAACTCCACGAAACCCGGTACGGCTACACGGTTGACCCCGACTCCGTCGTCATAACCACCGGATCTTCGGGCGGCTTCACCGCGCTGTTCCTCGCCGCCTTCGACCCCGGCGACACCGTGGCGTTGGCCCGCCCGAGTTATCCGGCCTACCGCAATACGCTGGCGGCGCTCGGCTGCGAGGTGGTCGAGTTCGATCCCGTCGACACCGAACGTTTCCAGCCGAGCGTGGACGACCTCGAGCGTCTGACGTCGGAGCTCGGCGCGCCCCCGGCCGGCCTCGTCATCGCGTCCCCGGCAAACCCGACGGGCGCGATCATTGGGGAGGACGAGCTCGCGGGCATCGCCCACTGGTGCGACGAGGCGGGCACCTTGCTCGTGTCGGACGAGATCTACCACGGCATCTCCTTCGGCCGCCGATGCGCGAGCGCCTGGGAATTCTCCCGAAACGCCGCGGTGATCGGGTCGTTTTCCAAGTATTTCTCGATGACGGGATGGCGCATCGGGTGGATGCTCGTGCCCGCAGGGCTTCGGGAGGCGGTCGACGTTCTGCTCGGGAACCTGTCGATCTGTGCGCCCGCCAATTCGCAGTATGCGGCGCTCGGCGCGCTGGGGCGGGACGCTGCGGCGGAGCTCGACGGGCACGTTGAACGGTATGCGGAAAATCGCGACCTCGTCGTCGGCAGGCTGGATGAGTTGGGGATGCCGCTGATCGCGCAGCCTGATGGGGCGTTCTATGTGTACGTCGACGTGTCGGCGCACACCTCCGATTCGCTGGCATGGTGCCGGGAGGTACTCGGCGCGACCGGCGTCGCGCTCACCCCGGGCGTCGATTTCGACCAGCGCGGTGGGGCCACAACGGTGCGCATGAGCTTCGCCG